The Glycine soja cultivar W05 chromosome 9, ASM419377v2, whole genome shotgun sequence sequence TTTTTGACAGTCAaccaaaaaacttttaaaacacgAATATATAAACCAACCCAATTAATATGATTGGatcgaatttgattttattttaaatccaaATTAAACCAATCCAACTCATACACAATCTTAAATAGACCAAACTATAAATTACCATGTTTAGAGAGagcaaaaatatgtataaaccACAGGTAGTTACAAGTGTCTTGGACAAGAGCAAAAATGGCATGTAAGCCTTTCTTCAGGTTCCTACAGATAGAGCAGATAAAAACACTTAATTATTTCATATCACATCTCAGTCTCAAGAAACACCACCCAGCAAACTCTCCTAAAAAAGAATATTGCTATTATCAGAAACACAGCAATTTCCAGAAAGCATTCTGAActattttcagaacaaaaaattGATCATAAGGTCAATAATGAAATGCGTTGATCAACAATGAAAgatgaacaaaataaataaacctaTTGAATTATTCGGTCACACAAAACACAAACAGCTATTACCATATATCCATGAAACTTAAGGTCAACAAACACATATAGAATCAACTCAAGAAAGCGTCAAATGATCTTTAGAGGATACTATTAAGAGAGAAAGCAAAACAGATAACCTAGCACCTCTCACTGATATCTGATCTTGAGCCTAGAGTTAACACTGCGAGGTGAAGCATGCCACATAGATGATGAACCAAACAACTCTGAGTACATTTCCAAGAAGAACTTATCCACAATTTCAAGATATGCAGGGCAAGTGAGTCTAGAATAGTAATGAAGAACCTCTTCAATGTCCAATACATATTCCACATTGTTCATGTCCAACATCTCCAACTCCCTCAGCTTCTGTTCCACCATGCAGTATCTGTGTTCTTTCATACACATAGACatgaatgatgatgatgactctTTCTGCCTTCCCTTTTGAATAGTTATGCTCCTCTTGTTgttgccaccaccaccaccaccttcctcttttttttcaacCTTGTTCTTCTTCTGAGCATGCCTTGCATTGGACAAGCTAATGTAGCTTCCACTATAGACCTCACTTTCTTGCTTCGATGGCaataatgcagaagaagcagctttcttcttcattcttctccTAATTGCTTTCTCATTTTCTGACTCACATTGGTCAGAGAAATCGGTGTACAACTTCTCCATGTCTTGATAGCTTGTGTTGCTGGTCATGTCCATGGCGCTTGATGATGCAGCAGCCACAGAATAAGAGAATTTACTGTGTGGAGAAGCTTTGGGAAGCCTTTGGTAATTACCTGGGGAGAAGAAAGACTTGAAGTTCTTTACAGTCTTTTGGAAGAACTTCTTGGTGCTGGAAATGGAACTTAGCAACATTGGTGATGGCAAGGGTACTACTAGTACTACCACTTCCTCTATGTATGTAATTAACTATAAATGAGATTTTCTGGTTGGTACTTTCTGATGATGCAGATAAGGGACACAAAGTTTGTATCTACCTCTGAGAATGTGTAAATGTATCTCTTTTTAGGTGATGATATATATCAGTGAAGATTTCTCTATAAAGTTGACACAATGAGAGGAGCCATTAAAAGagactttagttttttttttccttttggaagATCAAGGGAACTCCCTTTTCTTTCCTATGCTTTTGTTGTTCTCCTTTGTCTTCACACTCTAGCTCTTGTGTTGTCCCATTTTTCTTTCTGCTTCCTAACTGGACCCCACAATCTCCAAACTTGGAAGATAGTGATCCCTTTTTCATCATAAACTAGTTTTGTAAGTTTCGTTGCCTTTACTTTTGATGGAGTTGGTATGTAGCCTCCTTGGGAAAATGAAAGGGGATGGTGGTTGTTGAATTGGACCTTTCCTCAACAGTTTCTGTTCCTACATTTTATGCCATCTTTTCTCCTGATCAGTAATCACTAATCACATCACTGTTTGTCTTAATTCACCATGCTTCATATGCGTATTCCAATTATCAACAAAACCATGTTGATATGGATAGAGATTCGATCTTTATGTCTGTATTATCAAATAACATCTATTGAAAgaaattaattctttaaataaatctTAGTATATCCATGAATTAGTCTCTAACTCTCTCGGTTAAATATACCCTTTTATCAGACAAAAAGAAATACGTATTCAATTAGTACTTGTGAAACGTTTAATTAACTAGCACTTGTTTTGACAAGTTGGATACTGCTAAAAGTTTGAATACAAGGGAAAGAAAAGGCTTGCTtgactacaattttttttaatgtagacTGCTTTCTTGAAAGGCCTGTAACTTACTCTACACGTGACTGTGTACAATGACCTCACACGTTAAGTACACCAATGTATTTTCACTGCATATCAGGTAAATTTCAAGTTTTTAACGAGTAACCCATAAAAAAGCATTATTCCAACAAATTCTATTCTTATacgtattttttataactttttttcctataagactataattatgataaagaaaaatataactcGTTATTATTCTCGTATCTTTTAGCATACACATCTACATAGACataatatttgtttgttttgttgagaaattttaactttttttttgccttttgatTGTCAAAGGGTATAATTCATAATCATAACGATGAAGGAGGATTAATGTTGGTGTGGGTGGTTGGTTCCATGTGGTCATGTGTGTGTGTTAATTATATGCACACACTGAAGCAAGTGGTTCTACGGaggaattaaaatgtaataatggaagaaaacatGGGTGCGTGCGGGTGTGGTGTGGGACGTTTCTTTGGGTAACCATAGTCAGGTCAATATCAATTTTCTTCGATGCTGAACAACTGCATATGcactgttattttattttattttcatttattttgacTTTATGAAATCACTGTTCACAGGTCACATTTAGAAATCAGAACCTTTTTTTGACAAATAGAAATCAGAACCTATGATATACCTTTGTAGCATCCCTGTAAAACTTTTATATTGCTGTCAGACCTCTGTTTTAATATCATTGGTTATGCTCATTAGCCTAGCtaaccaaacacaaaatttgtttttattatattgatatattatgaaaataaaatttcttatcatttaatatatgtcttaaattattatgatttaaTCATAAAGTTAATATAAGCATATATTTATTAGACATTAGGATAtaagatattaataataaaattattcattctatCCACCTCCTAAATAGTGGaacaattttattcatttatattttattttattttactcattATTTATGCATCTGAACGTAATCTAAAAAAGAGCATGTTGTATTTCACCTAAAAGTATAACGATATTTGTTTCTTTCATTTACTAAGCGCTTTGACTAATGACCAAAACACCTACTTTtacttcacaaaaaaaaaaaaaaaacacctccttttaGATTTTCCACATCACAGAAAGTTCTTCATTGCTGATAAGTGATAAGAATCACACCTCTGTCCTTCGGAATGTATGTGGAATCACCCTTTTGTTAGGAATTAATATTGTTATGCACACAATTTCTCCTTGGAAAgctataaaataatgatttcttTAAGTCTTTTTgtacatataaataatgatttgacTATCTTATACATCaaagatttaataaaaaaaattataaaaaatctattatattgtaaacataaaaattatttaatacttttatttttatgtaactaaaaatattttaaggagtgtatttgatgttttttttttatcacagaAACTTAATACATAGAATATAAAATTCAACGAATAAATAACACCTTTTACTAGCATTTGTTAGTCTAAACTCTAAAGAATAGAGTTtagttttcctcaaataaagtGTCGAGGTTCAAATCttgtaaataataacaataaaaaaaacattagatgACTCCTTAAATGGCAAGTTCTTCTGAGTTTCAATTTTGTTGTTAAGCatcttttgtttttaacttATTATCACGGATTTGATGAACGGCGTTGACAATAAGGCCATGCGTTCTCCTCCTTGTTTATTTCCCAGTCTTGGACATGTGTTGTCTTGCATATTTGGTTAATTgtcttaatattaaatattacagCTATTTTACAGAATTTGGACCCACGATTTCATCATAGATATTTTTCAACGCAACGAGTAGCACAGGGTCTGATTTAGGTACCATTTTGTATTTTGTCCTATCCTCTCATTTCATGTTAAGACAGGTAATTCTTAGTGTGGCTCTTATTGAAAATTTCCCACTTTTCGATATTGGTAATCTTTTGGTTAAGACTGATTTGAGACGGCGAGAGAATCTTAAACTcataaataattcttttataattgTCCTTGTTGACTTGATGATGCTACCCATTTGCATAGTTAGGAAGGAAAGTATATAGATAGGCCTACTTCTATTGATAGAGATTAGAAAACGTTCCAAGATTAAGTGTATGTTTAGTTTGCAATTAAAATCATTATAACATGAGTTTCAATACAATCCaacgaataaataaataaatacaatagtcctaattcttttgtaaaagtaCTTTTtccttaaacttattttttcacTTGTCTATAACTACTAACGAAACAGCTAATAGTGGAAGTTGATTGAGAAAGAGAACAACTGGCCACTTGCCTGGGCCAAAATTTGACCAAGACTAAGCAACAACACATCAAATCTGATAAGGGTACTACTAACAGAGAGGCTAGCCTACAAGCCAAGTTTGGAACCAGTCTGCATCACAGAAAACAAGGAACATAATGCTAGACTCTATAGTCTAAAATCTAAATACACTCGTGCTTGATTCTTAAGGATACGGTTCATACATTACACACATGGCACTCTATGCATCCCTTTCTTTTTCAACCTATTATTCTCTACCACAATGTATCACTTTCCTACctgttttatatttatcaagAGACATAATCATTTTCTGACAATAACTTTGTGATTTAGAGACATTgaattttacttaaaaagaaaaaacaattggaGATTAATGCATTTTGATGTGTCTATATTTTGTCTATCCTGCTTTTGTACTTATGAAGTTTTTCCTAGGGACATGTCCAGGATAAATGTTGATTGATATAAATATACCCGTGACCAAGTGTATTATTTGTATTTACCGTATTTACCTCTTTAGAAAGAGGGTGTTGATGGAGTCTTTTGGGACAAGGTCCATAAGATTGGCATCTGGGTCAtggttttatttcttataaaatagaaatcaggattcaattcaatttatatCTGAATAAAATTCATCTGTATTTGCCTCTTAAGGAGAGTCGCcacaaaaatcaataatttctcTCTGGGGCCTAGCAAGTAGCAAGGAAGCATTCAATTTCTGATTCTTGGAAGTCATTCAGCTGAATCTGCTCACAACTTGATGTTGATGCTAATTTTGAAATGTGTATGCCCTTTCATTCATTCTCATGCTACAGTAAATTCATGAAGAGTCTCTCTCACTGTGAAGTGACTTAACAGTAACATCATTAATATAAGTggccacaatatatatatatatatatatatatatgcttttatGGACATATACACCCACGGAGTAAAAAATTAGATACCTGAATAAATACATTGTCCAATGAAACAGAGAAGCTCAAGCTTCAATTTCCAAACaatttttcttgggagagaatCATTCCCGGGTATGTCAAATTTTGCGCTAGTCTATCTATAATCTATTCAATGTATATATCCAAATGTATAAACCACTATGTACCTTGTCAGGCAAACCAATAAATTAAACCACTATCTCATGTGCCAATCTCCTGGACAAcagcactatttttttttcccaaCTTCTAAAGACTTGACCTTCAAACAAAGATCAAGGCTTTTTAATCTAAAGCTTACTGTCAGAATCAATGTGCTTGATCTTCAAACAAAGCTTCAATCTCTTCTAAGCTCTTGCCTTTGGTTTCtggtaaaaagaaataaaagaaaagtgtgGCACACACCATCACCCCACCAAGCACAAAGAACATGCCTCCAAATGTTATTGCCTCTGAAACACTAAGGAATGTCATGGACACAATCCCACTCATCAAACGGTTCATAGAAATGGCCAAGCTGGAACCTTGGGCCCTTAGCCTCAGAGGGAAAATCTCTGAAGAGTAGACCCAAGTTATAGGCCCAAGCCCAATAGAAAAGAAGGATACAGTAGCACAGACAGCAACCACACACAAAGCAATGACCCATTCATCCTTGTTATCACCAGATAACTTAAGTAAGGTACAGCCCAAGCCCAACACAAACAATGAGATTGCCATGCCACATGAGCCCAACAACAACATGGGCCTCCTCCCAAACTTGTCCAAGAACAAGGCTGATATCAAAACAAAGCAAGTCTTGGCTATTCCCATGATGATTGTAACACCAAAAAGCTGCTTCTCACCCTCAATCCCAGCCTCCTTAAACACTTCTGGGCTATAATATATCACAGCATCATTCCCAGAGGCCTGCATGAAGAAGTTAACACCAATAGCAGCCACAAGAATTCTCAACACAGTGTGAGTAGGTGTAACAAGCAATTCCTTCCAAACCCCTTGTCCATGCCACATTCCTGAAGAACCATCAGAAGAAGTTAGAGCCGATCCAAAGATAAAGCAACTAAAAGCTTGTGCTTTAGGCCTATcaacaaaaaatacattttcttttagtttttataaaccaaaaaatgccatttattagaaaaaatgtcACATATGTTGACAAAAATGACCAATATAgaattttctcacttaaagtaaaatatttttttaaaatttgttttaggcCTCACTTGTTGTTGGACTGGCCCTGGAAGAAGTTGTTGCTTTGTCAATGTTTGTGAAGAAAGCAGAAGCAGCAGC is a genomic window containing:
- the LOC114367450 gene encoding uncharacterized protein LOC114367450; this translates as MLLSSISSTKKFFQKTVKNFKSFFSPGNYQRLPKASPHSKFSYSVAAASSSAMDMTSNTSYQDMEKLYTDFSDQCESENEKAIRRRMKKKAASSALLPSKQESEVYSGSYISLSNARHAQKKNKVEKKEEGGGGGGNNKRSITIQKGRQKESSSSFMSMCMKEHRYCMVEQKLRELEMLDMNNVEYVLDIEEVLHYYSRLTCPAYLEIVDKFFLEMYSELFGSSSMWHASPRSVNSRLKIRYQ